A segment of the Bacteroidales bacterium genome:
GAATTTCCTTTTTATAGTTTGTTAGAATTTTTTCACGAATTATCTCAGTAACAAAAAATCTTTCTGTTTTATCTGTTAATTCGTCTTTTGGGAAAAAAGGAGGCGCTTTGGGTAAAAACTCTAATATTTTATCAAAAATATAATCAACATTAAATTTTGTTAATGCAGAAACTACTATTATTTCAGCATTTGGTAATAATTCTTTCCATTTTTGTAATAAAATATTAAGCTCTTTCTGATTTGAAAGGTCTATCTTATTGATTAATAATAAAACAGGGATATTTGTTTCTTTTAATTTATTAAGATATTCCTTGTTTTTAGTAATATCTTCAATAACATCAGTAACATAAAGAATTATATCAGCATCGGTTAGTGCAGTTTTTACAAACTTCATCATTGATTCATGGAGTTTGTAATTTGGTTTAATTATTCCGGGTGTATCAGAATATACAATCTGGAAATCTTCTCCATTAACAATTCCCATTATCCTATGCCTTGTTGTTTGTGCTTTTGAAGTAATAATTGATAGTTTTTCACC
Coding sequences within it:
- the era gene encoding GTPase Era is translated as MEHKAGFVNIIGNTNVGKSTLMNALVGEKLSIITSKAQTTRHRIMGIVNGEDFQIVYSDTPGIIKPNYKLHESMMKFVKTALTDADIILYVTDVIEDITKNKEYLNKLKETNIPVLLLINKIDLSNQKELNILLQKWKELLPNAEIIVVSALTKFNVDYIFDKILEFLPKAPPFFPKDELTDKTERFFVTEIIREKILTNYKKEIPYSVEIVVEEFIENDNIIKIRSIIYVERESQKGIIIGHQGKAIKKTGTQARIDIEKFFNKKVFLELFVKVKKNWRQQAKDLKNFGY